In one Neobacillus sp. CF12 genomic region, the following are encoded:
- a CDS encoding cytoplasmic protein — translation MNYREAHRFSSHHRKELEKDQACGCFHCTKIFNPAEITDWVDDEDTALCPYCGIDSVIGESSGFPITDKGLIKAE, via the coding sequence ATGAACTATCGTGAAGCACATCGTTTCAGTAGTCATCACCGAAAGGAACTTGAGAAAGATCAGGCATGTGGATGTTTTCATTGCACTAAAATCTTTAATCCTGCTGAAATCACAGACTGGGTGGATGATGAGGATACAGCACTATGCCCTTATTGTGGGATTGATTCGGTGATTGGGGAGAGTTCGGGATTTCCGATAACAGATAAAGGATTGATTAAAGCTGAATGA
- a CDS encoding peptidoglycan endopeptidase, with amino-acid sequence MKKTIVRAVSTAAFLSTIYAGTAYASTYTVQKGDTLSKIALKYQTTVSDLKTWNELKSDMIFVNQTLKVSATEPAKPTSTTANTSTSEYVVKSGDYLGKIAKQFNTTVNELKSLNGLKSDLIYVGQKLKVPGNTGGITPPPTVNPPTTSPTTSEYTVVRGDSLSKIGLQFKMTVQELKQLNNLKSDMIYVGQKLKVTAQATGTTPPPPPVTPPTQPATTTEYIVKKGDTLSGISLKFKMTVQELKALNGLTSNTIYVGQKLKVTGTPPVVTPADSTSTFQTEFIKVAKSLMGTPYVWSGSSLSGFDCSGFIYYAANQAGYKIGRYSAEGYYNRTFYVDQPQPGDLVFFENTYKQGISHLGIYLGNNEFIHADATKGVMISSLTSTYYTKHFDGFKRFY; translated from the coding sequence ATGAAGAAAACGATCGTTCGCGCAGTTTCGACTGCCGCCTTTCTTTCGACGATATATGCAGGGACCGCATATGCCAGCACCTATACCGTTCAAAAGGGAGATACTCTATCAAAAATTGCATTAAAATATCAAACTACTGTTTCAGACTTAAAAACTTGGAACGAATTGAAATCAGATATGATTTTCGTCAATCAAACACTCAAGGTTTCAGCTACTGAACCTGCTAAACCAACTTCAACTACGGCGAATACTTCTACTAGTGAATACGTAGTTAAAAGCGGTGATTACTTAGGTAAAATCGCCAAGCAATTTAATACAACCGTTAATGAATTAAAATCGTTAAATGGCTTGAAGTCTGATTTAATTTATGTAGGGCAAAAACTGAAGGTTCCTGGAAATACAGGGGGCATCACCCCACCGCCTACAGTCAACCCTCCGACCACATCTCCAACAACTTCTGAATACACCGTAGTTCGTGGTGATTCCTTAAGTAAAATTGGTTTGCAGTTTAAAATGACCGTTCAGGAATTAAAACAGCTGAACAACTTGAAGTCGGACATGATTTATGTGGGGCAGAAATTGAAGGTTACGGCACAGGCTACAGGGACAACTCCTCCTCCACCACCGGTAACACCTCCAACACAACCTGCGACAACGACAGAATATATTGTAAAAAAAGGTGATACATTAAGCGGAATTTCATTGAAGTTTAAAATGACCGTTCAGGAATTAAAAGCTCTCAATGGACTGACATCAAATACGATTTATGTGGGGCAAAAACTGAAGGTTACCGGTACTCCACCCGTAGTTACACCTGCAGATTCTACTTCTACGTTCCAAACAGAATTTATCAAAGTTGCAAAAAGCTTAATGGGCACTCCTTACGTTTGGAGTGGATCCTCATTATCAGGCTTCGACTGCAGCGGCTTTATCTATTATGCTGCTAATCAGGCTGGCTACAAAATCGGACGTTACTCAGCAGAAGGGTACTATAACCGTACGTTCTATGTTGACCAACCGCAACCAGGTGACCTCGTATTTTTTGAGAATACATATAAACAAGGAATCTCTCACCTCGGAATCTACCTGGGCAACAACGAGTTCATCCATGCAGATGCTACCAAGGGCGTCATGATTTCAAGTTTAACCAGCACTTACTACACAAAACATTTTGATGGATTTAAGCGATTCTATTAA
- a CDS encoding Ig-like domain-containing protein, producing MNLWRRLSIYFIVFLLVFSYFGGVVGHAEVGILTNQATDLDTTPPEIQSIIVDKNPVYPGDSVTVNIDVKDQSEIGSVWFNISGSNGGGDSRNAFYNPNTGNYESTFTIDSSMKPGLWSLYSKRVGRSYSFFYVGDV from the coding sequence TTGAATCTCTGGAGAAGGTTGTCCATTTATTTCATTGTTTTTTTACTTGTGTTTTCTTATTTTGGTGGAGTTGTTGGTCATGCGGAGGTAGGCATTCTTACCAACCAAGCAACTGACCTAGATACCACTCCGCCTGAAATCCAAAGTATCATAGTTGATAAAAATCCAGTTTATCCTGGAGATTCAGTGACAGTCAATATTGATGTTAAGGATCAATCGGAAATTGGAAGTGTCTGGTTTAATATCAGCGGCTCTAATGGCGGCGGAGATTCACGAAATGCTTTTTATAATCCGAATACAGGAAATTACGAGTCAACATTTACAATTGATTCAAGTATGAAACCTGGGCTATGGAGCCTTTATTCGAAAAGAGTAGGACGTTCCTACTCTTTTTTCTATGTGGGGGATGTCTAA